Proteins encoded in a region of the Sulfurimonas marina genome:
- the rplU gene encoding 50S ribosomal protein L21, with protein MYAIIKNGGKQYKVQEGDVLDFDKMSLEPQATIEIKEVLAVNAGELKVGAPYVDGAVVTAEVISEGRDKKVVTFKKRRRKDSKVKRGFRRDHTRVRITKIAA; from the coding sequence ATGTACGCAATTATTAAAAATGGTGGTAAGCAATATAAAGTTCAAGAGGGTGACGTTTTAGATTTCGATAAAATGTCTCTTGAACCACAAGCTACTATCGAGATTAAAGAAGTTTTAGCAGTAAACGCTGGTGAGCTTAAAGTTGGAGCTCCATACGTGGATGGCGCTGTTGTAACTGCTGAGGTAATTAGTGAAGGTCGTGACAAAAAAGTTGTTACTTTCAAAAAACGTCGTCGTAAAGACAGTAAAGTAAAACGTGGTTTCAGAAGAGATCATACTCGTGTTCGTATCACGAAAATCGCTGCATAA
- the rpmA gene encoding 50S ribosomal protein L27 has product MAHKKGQGSTQNNRDSAGRRLGVKKYGGEAVVAGNIIIRQRGTKVHPGKNVGMGKDHTIYALVDGVVSFERKDKKRKQVSIIPAA; this is encoded by the coding sequence ATGGCACATAAGAAAGGTCAAGGTAGTACACAGAATAACCGTGATTCAGCAGGTCGTAGACTTGGTGTAAAAAAATATGGTGGAGAAGCTGTTGTTGCTGGTAACATCATTATTCGTCAAAGAGGAACAAAAGTTCACCCAGGTAAAAATGTAGGTATGGGTAAAGATCACACTATCTACGCTTTAGTTGACGGTGTAGTTTCTTTTGAAAGAAAAGATAAGAAACGTAAACAAGTTTCTATTATTCCTGCTGCATAA